The DNA window CCCGGCTGGGCCGCTCCTACCACGCGGGGGCCGCTCCCGAGGTGCTGTCCGGCATCCAGGACGACCTCCGCCGGGTGGACGAGGAGATCAGCGCCCGCGAGAGGTTGCTGCGCGAACTCGACCACGCGGAGGCCCAGCAGGCAGAGCCTGACCCCCTCCCACTGGAGGCGGAGCGTTCCCCTGGCCCGGTCACGGAGCGGACCCTCACGTTACGGGCGGCCCCCGACACCGAGCCCACGGTGCCCGACGCCGTGCCCCGCCCCCACGAACCACACGAGCCTGCCCCGGACACCGAGCGCAGGGACGAGCGAACCGGCCGCTGACGGGAGCGCCGCCCTGTCTAGCCTCTCCTCCTGCTGAGCTTGGGGCAGGGCACATTCGGCTCACCTCGCGTCTGGTCTGATGGGCGGACCATGACACAGCTTGGGAACGGTGGCGGAACCGTGGTCGAGGTGCGGGGGGCGTGGCACGGCGAGGTGGGGAACCCGGGCCGGGTCTTCGAGGGCGGGGTGGTCTCGTCGGACCTGCCGGGAGTGCAGCCGGGAAATCCGGTGAAGGTGTTCTACCGCACGGCGGCCGCCCGAGTCGCCCACCCCCGCGAACACGGCTCGTACGTCATGCAGGTGGGCGGGCGTGAGCTGGGCCTGATGCGCTTTACCTGCCACGACACCGGCCTGATCGGTCACGAGGGCAACGACGACCGAGCGGAGGCGACCTGGCAGGCGGTAACTCTCCCGGGCTGACCCCGGCTACAGGTCGCGGCGGCTGAAGCGCCACATACCGAGGACCACTGCCAGCAGGGCCAGGCCAGCAGACCAGACCACCAGGCCGGGCGCGATGGGCGCGTTGCCGAAGAAGGGGTTGGCCCCGCGCGTCGCCTCGCCGAGCTGGCGCAGCACCTCGGGTTGCAACTGATAGCTCGCGCCCAGCCAGAGCGAGTTGGTCGGCATGACCACGTTGGCGAGCCGCCCCAGGGTGGTCAGGGTCGGGCTGTCGGCGAAGGAGCCGATGGAATTCAGAACGCCACCCGCGAAGCCCACGCTGTACAGCACGAACACGCCGATGCCGTTCGCCAGCGTGGTGAAGAGGGTGCTCCCCAGCACCGTCAGGCCCGTGACCAGCGCGATGGCGAGCAGCACCAGCCCCACGGCGGGCAGGGGGTCGGGCGGCAGGAAGCCGGTGATCAGCCGGATGCCGCCCAGCAGGGCCGCGCTGATCAGGGCGACATACCCTACGTTCACGGCGGTAAAGCCCAGCCAGCGCCCCAGGACGAGCGCCGGGCGGCTGATCGGGCGCGCGATCACCGACTGCATCACGCCACTCTCCACGTCGCCGCTGACCGCCCCCACGGTGGACAGCACGGCCATCAGCGCCCCCAGGAAGTACACCAGATACATCCCGAAGATCGCCGTGTACATCACCGGGATGTTGGCCGCCCCGTTCACGCTGCGCCCGTCCAGCCCCGCGTCGAGGGCGCGCTGGTCGAGGGTCTGCTCCAGCCGGAACACGCCATACAGGTAAAAGCCCAGGAAGGCGGCGGTCAGCAGCAGCAGCACGACGACCAGCCGCTTGCGGACCGCCTCGCGCAGCGAGAGTTCCGCGATCAGCAGCGTGTTATGCACGGGTGGCCTCCGGGGCACGGGGGGAGCGGGCGGCCTCAGGCGTGTCCTCGATGAGTTCCAGGAACATCGTCTCCAGGTCGGGGCGGCGAGGGGTCAGGGCGTAGAGCCGGGCACCGTGTGCGTGGACGGCGTCGGCCAGGGCGGGCAGCGTCTCCTCGCGCTCCAACCACAGCTCGACGGCGGCGCGGCCCGGGGTGTTCGTGTCGGTGTGCCGCAGCTCTCCCAGCCGGGCGAGGACCGCGAGGAGGTCGGGTGTCAGCCGGTCCACCCGCAGGTCCACCGGCAGAACCCCGCCCATCAGCTCTCGCAAACTTCCCTGCCTCAGCACCCGCCCGGCCTTCACGAACGCCACCCGGTCACAGACCTGCTCGACCTCCGAGAGCAGGTGCGAGTTCAGGAACACTGCCACCCCTTCGGCCCGCAGCCGCTCGATGATCTCGCGCACCTCGACCCGCCCGATGGGGTCGAGCGCCGAGGTGGGCTCGTCAAGAAAGACCAGCCGGGGGCGGGCCAGGATCGCGCCCGCCAGCCCTGCCCGCTGGAGCATCCCCTTGGAGTACCCGCCCAGCGTCTCCCGCCCCCGCCCCCCCAGGCCGACCGTCTCCAGCACCTCGGGCACGCGGGCGCGCAGGTCTGCCGCGTTCATTCCTGCCAGTCTCCCGTGGAAGCGCAGGAACTCCTCGCCCGTCATCCAGGTCTGGAAGCGGAACTGCTCGGGCAGGAAGCCCAGCCGCGACCGCACCGCCGGATCGGAGGGCGAGCCGCCCA is part of the Deinococcus apachensis DSM 19763 genome and encodes:
- a CDS encoding ABC transporter permease subunit yields the protein MHNTLLIAELSLREAVRKRLVVVLLLLTAAFLGFYLYGVFRLEQTLDQRALDAGLDGRSVNGAANIPVMYTAIFGMYLVYFLGALMAVLSTVGAVSGDVESGVMQSVIARPISRPALVLGRWLGFTAVNVGYVALISAALLGGIRLITGFLPPDPLPAVGLVLLAIALVTGLTVLGSTLFTTLANGIGVFVLYSVGFAGGVLNSIGSFADSPTLTTLGRLANVVMPTNSLWLGASYQLQPEVLRQLGEATRGANPFFGNAPIAPGLVVWSAGLALLAVVLGMWRFSRRDL
- a CDS encoding ABC transporter ATP-binding protein — its product is MLGRVAAIETRELCKVYRGRAVVDGLTLTVEEGEVFGFLGPNGAGKSTTVKMLLGLVHPSGGELHVLGGSPSDPAVRSRLGFLPEQFRFQTWMTGEEFLRFHGRLAGMNAADLRARVPEVLETVGLGGRGRETLGGYSKGMLQRAGLAGAILARPRLVFLDEPTSALDPIGRVEVREIIERLRAEGVAVFLNSHLLSEVEQVCDRVAFVKAGRVLRQGSLRELMGGVLPVDLRVDRLTPDLLAVLARLGELRHTDTNTPGRAAVELWLEREETLPALADAVHAHGARLYALTPRRPDLETMFLELIEDTPEAARSPRAPEATRA